AGGCAGGTCACCGCCTGCCGTCGAAGAACTCCTCCAGCAGCGCGGCGCAGTCCGCGGCGAGCACGCCGCCGACGACCTCCGGGCGGTGGTTGCTGCGGCGATCCCGCACCACGTCCCACAACGAGCCGACGGCGCCCGTGCGCGGCTCCCACACGCCGAACACGACGCGGCTCACCCGCGACAGCACCAGCGCGCCGGCGCACATCGTGCACGGCTCCACGGTGACCGCCAGGGTGCATTCGGAGAGCCGCCAGCCGTCGCCCCACGCGCGGGCGGCGGCGCGCAGCGCCAAGATCTCCGCGTGCGCCGTCGGGTCGGCAGCGGCTTCCCGCCGGTTGTGCTCGCGAGCGAGGATCGTCCCGTCCGGGGCCGCCACGACCGCGCCGATCGGCACGTCACCGGTGCTCAACGCACCGGGAGCGACCTCCAGCGCCGCGCGCACCAGCTCGGTGTCGCGGGCCGTCACTGGTCCAGCTTCTCCAGCACGCCCGCGAACTGCTCCCCGAAGCCGCAGCGCTGAGCGATCATCTCCAGCTGCTCGTCCGGGTACAGGTCGACCTCTTCGATGATCACCAGGAGTTCGCCCTCGGGCAGACCGATGTCGGAGAGGATCGAGAGGTTGCCCTCCGGCCACACCTCGTCGTCGTCCTCATCCGGGGCGTCCGCGCGCAGCAGGTCGAGCACGTCGGCGGCGATGTCGTAGTCCAGCGCCGCCGCGGCATCCGAGAGCAGCAGGTCCACCCCGCCGGGGATCGGGCGGATCAGGACGAAGAACTCGTCGTCCACATTGCACATGCCGAACACCGCGCCGGTGGAGCGCAAGTCGCGCAGCGCCGTGATCGTGGTGTCGAGCCCACCCAATACCGAGCCGTCCAACGCGCTGCACCGCCACCGGCCGTCCTCACGAACAACGGCAACGGCGAAGCCCGCGACCGGCTCCTGCCCTGTCATGCGCCCAACCGTAGAGCGTGCCGGTGCCACCCGAAAGCACTATTGCGCGCTCGTGACCTTCAGCACCGCGATCGGGGGTGCACAACCGCACGACCGGGTGGCCCGCGCACGCACCGGAGTGGGGCAGGATGTGGTCATGCGTGCCGTGTGCGTGATCGGACTGGGATTGATCGGTGGCTCGGTGCTGCGCGCCGCCACCGCCGCCGGACGCCCTGGTTGGGGTGCCACCGCGGGGGCGGACGACGCCGTCAGAGCCGGTGACGACGGCTACGAGGTCACCGGCATCGAGGACGCGCTGCGCCGCGCGGCGACCGAGGACGCCCTGATCGTCATCGCCACTCCGGTGACCGCCGTGCGCGACGTGCTGCGCAAGATCGCGTGGCACGCGCCGGAGGCCCGGCTCACCGACGTGATCAGCGTGAAGGACGCCGTCGACGCCGAGGTGCGCAGCCTGCTGCCCGGCGCCCGCTACGCCGGTGGGCACCCGATGGCGGGCACCGCGTCGTCCGGGTGGGCCGCCGGCGGAGCCGACCTGTTCCGGGGTTCGCCGTGGGCCGTCGCCGTCGAGGAGGGCACCACGCTCGACGCGTGGCGCGACGCGGCCGCGCTCGCGCTGGACTGCGGCGCCCACGTCGTGGCGGTCTCCGCCGCCGAGCACGACTCGGCGGTCGCCCGCATCTCGCACCTGCCGCACGTGTTCGCGAACATCCTCGCCGCCGTCGGCGCCGACGGCGGGCCGCTCGCGCTGTCGCTGGCGGCCGGTTCCTTCCGGGACTCCACCCGCGTCGCCGCGTCCGAACCGGAGCTGGTGCGGGCCATGACCGAGGGGAACCGGGTGGCGCTGCTCGACGCCGTCGACGACGCGCTCGGCAGGCTCGGCGCGGCGCGCGGCTCGCTCGCCTCTTCCGGGGCGTTGAAGACGACCGTCGACGGCGGTCACGCCGCCCGCGGCGAACTCGACCGGCTCAGCGACGGCGAGTGGACGCGCAGCACGGTGCCGCTGCGCGGCGACCGCGATCTGCGCAAGCTGCGCGACCTCGGCGCCCGCGGCGGACGGGTCACCGCGCTCACCGAGAAGGCCGCCGAGGTGGAACTCCCCGCGACCGAATAGGCCCCGCGCGGACCTTTAACGACGCCACCCGTTCGGTCAGCATGGGGCCATGGCCCGCGCCTACGTCCTCGACGCCGCCCGCACCCCGTTCGGCCGATACCGGGGGGCGCTGTCCGGGATCCGCGTCGACGATCTCGCCGCGCTGCCACTCACCGAACTGCTGCGCAGGCACGGGCCCGCGGGCAGCGGACGGCTGGACCCGGCGCGGGTCGAGGACGTGCTCTACGGCAACACCAACGGCGCGGGCGAGGAGAACCGCAACGTGGCGCGGATGGCCGCGCTGCTGGCGGGGCTGCCCACGACCGTCCCCGGCGTCACCGTGAACAGGCTGTGCGCCTCCGGCGGGGAAACCCTGG
This window of the Saccharopolyspora gloriosae genome carries:
- a CDS encoding prephenate dehydrogenase; this encodes MRAVCVIGLGLIGGSVLRAATAAGRPGWGATAGADDAVRAGDDGYEVTGIEDALRRAATEDALIVIATPVTAVRDVLRKIAWHAPEARLTDVISVKDAVDAEVRSLLPGARYAGGHPMAGTASSGWAAGGADLFRGSPWAVAVEEGTTLDAWRDAAALALDCGAHVVAVSAAEHDSAVARISHLPHVFANILAAVGADGGPLALSLAAGSFRDSTRVAASEPELVRAMTEGNRVALLDAVDDALGRLGAARGSLASSGALKTTVDGGHAARGELDRLSDGEWTRSTVPLRGDRDLRKLRDLGARGGRVTALTEKAAEVELPATE
- a CDS encoding tRNA adenosine deaminase-associated protein, whose amino-acid sequence is MTGQEPVAGFAVAVVREDGRWRCSALDGSVLGGLDTTITALRDLRSTGAVFGMCNVDDEFFVLIRPIPGGVDLLLSDAAAALDYDIAADVLDLLRADAPDEDDDEVWPEGNLSILSDIGLPEGELLVIIEEVDLYPDEQLEMIAQRCGFGEQFAGVLEKLDQ
- a CDS encoding nucleoside deaminase, whose product is MTARDTELVRAALEVAPGALSTGDVPIGAVVAAPDGTILAREHNRREAAADPTAHAEILALRAAARAWGDGWRLSECTLAVTVEPCTMCAGALVLSRVSRVVFGVWEPRTGAVGSLWDVVRDRRSNHRPEVVGGVLAADCAALLEEFFDGRR